The following nucleotide sequence is from Achromobacter spanius.
TCTTTCATCAGCGGCGACCACAGTGTCCCGTGCCGCGAAATCAAGGCAATGTTGCGCCGTAGCGGCGGCCCCAGCGCCAACGGTAGCGCCGCCACATCCGCCGTGGTGGCCAGCGCGCTTCGGGGCAATATCGCCAGCATCTCGGATCCGGCCAGCAGCCGCAGCGAGCCTTCGGAAAAATGTTCGACCTCAAGCGCGGCCAGCGGCAGGCCCAGGCCCGCTTCCGAGAAACGTGCGTCCAGCAAGTGGCGGGACACGGACGTGGGCGGGGGCAGGATCCAGCGCTGGCTGCTTACGTCACCAAGCGTCACGCGCGCCTTCGAGGCCAGCGGGTGGCGCCTGCTGGCTGCGACGCACAAGGCATCGTCGAACATGATTTCGTGGCGCAGGCTGGCGGGGCCATCGGTATAGACGGGTGTGATGGCCAGATCGAGCTTGCCGCTTTCCACCCGGGCATTCAGATCGTCGGAAAGCCCTTGCGTAAGCTGCACTCGCAATGCCGGACGGCGAGGCAGCAAGCGGTCCAGCACCGGCATCACCACGCTGTCCATCGTGGCGCCGGTGGCGCCAAGGCGCAGCAGCCCCGCTTCGCCCACCCGCAGTTCCATGGCGTGGCGGACCGCATCGCGGTATTCGGCCCACAGCCGTTTGGCGTGCTGCAGGAACACCATGCCTTCGGAACTCAGCGTCAAGCCGCGTCCGTGCCGCAGCATCAGGGCCAGCCCGGTGTCGGCCTCCAGGCGCCGCAAGGATTTGGACAGCGCGGGCTGGCTGACCCCGCAGGCCGCTGCCGCCCGTTCCAGATGGCCGTGCTCGACGGCCGCCAAGAAATATTCGATGTCACGCAGGGATAGATTCATGAACGACAGGAATTCCAGATAGCACTTTTGGGAATATTACGCTGCTTGCGCACGCCTAGAATTCGGACATACCCCACTCAAACAAAGGCCCGCCAGATGTCGAATCGCCCCAATATCGTTTTGATCGTTGCTGACAACCTGGGTTGGGGCGAACTCGGCTGCTATGGCGGCGGGGCGCTGCGCGGCGCGCCCACGCCCAATATCGACCGGCTGGCCACCGAAGGCCTGCTGCTGCAGAACTTCAATGTGGAAAGCGACTGCGTGCCGACCCGCTCGGCGCTCATGAGCGGCCGGCACCCCATCCGCACTGGTTGCCTGCAATCCGTGCCGCCCGGTCTGCCACAAGGGCTGACTCGCGACGAGATCACGCTGGCCCAGCAACTGTCGGGGCAAGGCTATGCCACGGCGCATTACGGTAAATGGCATTTGGGCGATATTCCCGGCCGCTATCCGTCGGATCGTGGTTTTGACCATTGGTATGGCATTCCGCGCACCACCGACGAAAGCCAGTTCACGTCGTCGATCGGTTTTGATCCCAGCGTGGCCGATTTGCCCCACATCATGGAAGGCCGCGCGGGGCAGCCGTCAACCAACGTGAAGGTGTACGACCTGGACAGCCGGCGCGGCATCGACGCCGAACTGGTAGAGCACGCGCAGACCTTCATGCGCGAGCAGGCGCGCGGCGGACAGCCCTTCTTTTTATATCTGCCGCTGGTGCATCTGCACTTTCCCACGCTGCCGCACCCCGACTTTGCCGGACGCACCGGCGCGGGCGACTTCGCCGATTCCATGGTGGAAATGGATCACCGCGTGGGCCAGATCATGGCCGAAGTCGACGAACTGGGTTTGCGCGACAACACCGTCTTCATCTTTTGCAGCGACAACGGCCCGGAATTCCGCAAGCCCTATCGCGGCACGGCCGGCCCCTGGAGCGGCACCTATCACACGGCCATGGAAGGCAGCCTGCGCGTGCCGTTCATCATTCGTTGGCCGGGCAAGGTCAAGCCGGGCCAGGTGTCCAACGAAATCGTCCACGTGACCGACCTGTACACCACGCTGTCGCGCATCGGCGGGGCCAGCGTGCCGCAAGACCGGCCCATTGATGGCATCGACCAGACCGACTTCTTTACCGGCGCGCGTCCGGACTCGGCGCGCGAGGGCTTTCTTTTCTACATCAAGAACGACCTGCGCGCCCTGAAATGGCGCGACTGGAAGCTGCACTTCTACTGGGAACCCGAGGTGAACGAGGGCAAGGGCAAGCTGGAATCGCCGTACCTGTTCAACCTGAAGCAGGATCCCAAGGAAGAAAGCGATATCTTCGTTTTCAACACCTGGGTGCTCGGCCCCATGCTGAAAATGGTGCAAGCCTTCAATCAGTCTTGCGCCGAACACCCAAACACCACGCCCGGTCGACCTGACGGGGATTGAACGGCCCGCAAAGACGGCGCCAAGCACAAGGGGAAATCATGAATACCGTTGTACGTCGCAGTATCGCGTGTCTGGGCCTGGGTTGTGCGCTGGCCCTGCCTGTTGCTTCCCAGGCCGAGCCGCCGCTGGCCTGGCCTGCCAAACAGATCAACTGGATTGTGGGCTTCGTGCCGGGCGGCTCGGCCGACGTGTTGACACGGGTGGCGGCGCAGGACCTGGCGCAGCGCACGGGCTTGAACGTGGTGGTGGAAAACAAGCCCGGCGCGTCGGGCGCCATCGCGCTTCAGATCGTGGCGCGCAGCAAGGCCAGCGACGGCTACCTGATCACGGTGCCGGGTCCGCTCATCTATCCGACGCCGCAGCCGGCAATCGGCAAAGAGCTGGCGCCGGTGATGTTGATGGCGCAGGGGCCGATGGTGATCGTGGGTCCGGCCAAGCAAGCCTTGCCCAGCTTGGCTGACGTGTTGGCGGATGCACGCAAGCGCCCCGAGGCCTGGAGCTACGGCAGTTCCGGCAATGGCACTTCGCAACACCTGGCGGGCGAATTGTTGAATCAGGTTGCCGGCACGCGCATCGTGCACGTGCCCTACAAGGGCGGCGGACAGGCAGTGTCGGACGTGACCGGCGGCCAGATTCCCTTGGCCATCCTGGGCTCGTCGCCCGTGTTGCCGCAGATCAAGGCCGGCGCGCTCAAGGCCTATGCGGTGACGACTCCGCAGCGCTTGGCCGCCTTGCCCGAAGTGCCCACCGTTGCCGAATCCGGCTTTCCTGGCTATGCCGCCAGTCAGTGGTTTTCGGTGGCGGCATCGCCCGATATCGATGCGGCCGTGCTTGATCAGTTGAACGCGGCCTTGCAGAAAACGCTGCAGTCACCCGCGTTCCAAACCGCTGTCACCACTGCGGGCATGATCGCGGCAGGCGGCTCGCCCGCGGACCTGCAGCGCTTCATTGCGGACGACACGGCCAAATGGCAGAAACTGCTGGATAGCGGCGCCATCAAATTGGCAAACTGAACCCGCGGTTCATGGGGTGCGCGCCGGTGCCTGGGCCGCCAGCGGCGCGTACTGTCCCATCAACGCCACCACCCAATCGATAAACACCCGCAGCTTGGTGCTGACATGCCGGTTGGGCGGAAAGGCGATGGTCAGCGGCATGGACTCCAGCCGCCAGTCCTGAAACAGCGGCTGCAATTCGCCCGTGGCCAGGTGCGGCTGGGCCATGTATTCCGGTAGCCACAGTACGCCCAGCCCGGCCAGGCCCGCCGCCAGATAGGCGTTGCCGTCATCCACCGCCAGCACGTAGCGCCCATGCACGTGCACGCTTTCGTCGCCGCGCTGCATGGCGTAGGGAAAAGCCTTGCCCAGCCGTTGCCACAGATAGCCCACGATGCGGTGATGCGTGTCTTCCAGTTCGCGCGGATGCGCCGGCTGGCCGGCGCGTGCCAGGTAGCTGGGCGCGGCGTACACGCCCAGTTGCAGGTCGCCCACCCGGCGCGCCATCAAGGACAGGTCGGTCAATTCGCCGCCTCGCACCACACAGTCCACGTTTTCCGCGATCACATCCACGATGCGATCGCTTGCGCCCATGTCCAGTTGGATATCGGGATACTGCGCGTGAAAGGCAGGCAGCGCCGGAATCAGCACCATGCGCGCCAAGGGGCTGGGCACGTCCACCCGCAAGCGGCCCCGTGGCGAAGCCGACGCCGCCGACAGGCTGGTTTCGGCGTCGTCCATATCCGCCAGCAATTTCAACACCCGCTCGTAGTAGGCGGCACCGTCGGCGGTGACCTTTACCTGGCGCGTGGTGCGGTTCAACAGCCGGACGCGCAACCGCGCCTCCAGTTGCTGCACCAGCTGCGTCACGGTGGTCTTGCTCATGTGCAGGGTTTCGGCCGCCTTGGTGAAGCTGCCTGCTTCCACCACGCGGGCAAACGCCTGCATCGCATCGAATCGGTCCATGGGAACTCCGGCGGGCTTGAAGAGTGTTTGGATTCTACAAACAGTGATGGACAGGCTTGCGCGTTTATCGGCGCGCCGCGCGTCTTTACAGTGGAGCCATCGCTAACGACGGGCCGCTTTCCTTCCTGACGACGGCCCACCCACGGAGCTACTCATGACGACACGAGACGTTGTTTTTCCCGCCGGCCGCCACGCGCTTTACGAACGCCACCGCTATTCCCCCGCCATCCGGTCCAACGGATTCCTGTTCGTCTCGGGCCAGGTCGGCAGCCGCGAGGACGGCTCGCCCGAGCCCGACCTGCAAGCGCAGGTACGGCTGGCCTTTGACAATCTGAACGCCATTCTGAAAGCGGCGGACTGCACCTTTGACAATGTGGTGGACGTGACGGTGTTCATGGTCGACCCCGCGTCCAGGTTCGAGCAGATCTGGCAGGTGGTGCCAGAGTATTGGGGCGCTGCGCCGTATCCCTCGCTGACCGCCGTGGGTGTTACGTGGCTGGCCGGGTTTGACTTTGAAATCAAGGTGGTGGCAAAGCTGCCCGACAACGCCTGACGTGTTTGACGCGGGCCGCTGGCCGGCCCGGCGTACGTCCGGGCGGCGCTTACTTCACCACGTAGTTGTTGGCCTCGGCTTCACCCGCCCACTTGCGCAACGCTGAAATGAACTCGGGGCACACATTGCCGTCCACGCTGGAACTGGTGATGACGCTGTTTTCCATGCGCATCAGCACCGTGCATTCGTACACGCGCGTGCGGTTCTGATAGTGGCCGGTGCTATTGGTCTGGAATACCGGTGTGGCGGCGGACGTGTTGGTGGCGGGAATCATGCCCACCACCTGCTGGCTGGTGCCCGTGGTGACCCATTCCGTGTAGGGGGCGGCCTGGTAGTCGGACCATTCCAGTTCCATCGTGTTGCCTACGGCGCGCTTCTTCGACGGTTCACCCAGCGCGGCGATGGCGTCGTTGATGGAGCGGCCTTCCATGTTCTTGGCCACGTTCACGCTGGGTGAAAACGACAGCCCCGACTTGAACACATTGCTCAGCGAAGGCAGCCCGGAGCTACCTCCATCGGGCATCGGGGCGCACCCCGCCAAGCCTGTCGCGGCGACGATCAGGGCGGCCGGCAGCAGCAGCGGTTTGCGGCGGTTGGGGGCTTGCGTAGGCAACGTCATGGTGTTCGGGCGATGTTCCGTGGCAGAGGGCATGCGGCATCCGCAGCGGGCAGGCAAACCGGGCCTCGCGCGCTGTGTTTGTTTCTCTTCGTGACAAACCCCGCGTAGGGCATTGCACGGAAAAACCGGTGCCACGCGTGTGCTGACGAGTGATGCGCTTAAGAAAAGTCCGACATTTTTACCGGAAAACGGGGCCAGCATTCCTATCACGGTATGTGAAATTTGTTACGCAATATGCCTGGGTAAGCGCAATTCGGGGGGATGGAGCGGGGGAGCTCTTTGCTAAGATCGTCCCCGCTTCCAACCCCATCCAGATCCCGACGATGATGCCTGCCCGCTTTCACCCCCTGATCCGCGCCGCCTTCGCCGCTATCGCCTTGGTGGCGGGCCTGGCGGCCAACCCAGCCTATGCCGACAAGCAATTTGGCGGCATCGCCACCGATGGCAATCACGACAAGACCTATTGGGTCCTGCCCGAAGCATCGCAAAAGGATGCCGAGGCCGCGGGCCTGGCCGAGTGCCGGCGCCAGGGCGGCAAGGAATGCAAGAAATTAGGTTGGTTCTCGGACAGTTGCATGGCCTATGCGCGCAACTCGCGGCAGGATCTGTTTCCCGGCAACAGCGTGTCGCCCGAACTGGCCGCCAAGAAAGCCATGCGCCGTTGCACGGCCGGCAGCTCCGACGGCAAGTGCCGCTTGATGACCCTGCCTTACTGCGTCGGCCCGGGTTACAGCGCAGCCGACCTGCAGGCCGCCAGGCGCGCCAAGCCGGCAGAGGTGGAAGCCTTGTCCGCCAAGGTGAACGACCGCGAATTCTGGGGCGCCCTGGCCGAAAACGCCGACGGCGGTCTGCTGTATTCAGACGGCTATCCCAAGGAAGACGACGCCATCTCGTCGCTGCTGAAATGGGAAGACTGCAAGGACTGCCGCAAGGTCCTGACCTACAAAGACACCTGCGTCGGCATGGCCTGGGTGAAGGGCAGCGAAGGCCGGGGCACGCGCTTCACGGCGCTGAACCCCGACCCCGTTGCCGCGCGCGAGCAGGCGCGCTCGGTATGCACCACCAAGACCGGCGCACCGGCTTGCGTGGCGATGCTGCGTTGCTCGGGCCGAGCCTACATCGACGGCTACCCCGGCGAAGACGTCAAGCCGAAGTAAGCCGCAGATTCTGACACGCTACGCCTGGGCACGCGACGGATCACGCTCTTTGCGATCCTGGCTGCGCTACGCGGCTCCGGCGCGCCAGGCATCGGGCGCCTTATGAATCGGGCGGCCTATTTGTCCAGCCAGGGCGCGTCTTTCCACAGCTTCTGGAATTCGGTTTCGCCGTCGGCCAGTTCCCGGGCGTAGTCGGCGGGCGGCAGGTAGCGCAGGGGCACGAACATTTCCTTGGCCTTGGCCTGGAAGGCGGGGTCGTCCACCGTGCGCTTCACGGCATCCACCAGCTTTGCGCGCACGTCGTCGGGCAGGCCCTTGGGGGCGGCCAGGCCGCGCAGCGACGCCAGGTCGAAGTCGTAACCCTGTTCCTTGAAGGTGGGCACATCAGGCAGCGCGGCCGAACGCGTACTGCCCATCTGACCTAGAAAGCGCAGCGGCGTGCCGCCTTTCTGGTACTGCAGCGCTTCGCCCACGTTGATGGCGCCGATGGTGATTTCACCACCGGCCAATGCGCCGCGTACTTCGCCCGCGCCCTTGTAGGGGATGTGGCTCAGCTTGGCGCCCGACGTGCCTTCAAAGCGCAGCATGGCCAAGTGGTCGTCGGAGCCGGTGCCGGTCGTGCCCACCGTGACCTTGCCAGGATTCTTCTTGGCGTAGGCCGACAGGTCCGCCAGCGTCTTCAGTTCGTTGTCGTTGCGGACTGTGAAGGCGCCCGGATCGTCGATCAGATTGCCCAGCAGGTCATAGCTTTTCCAGCTGAAGGCCGACTTGCGTTCAATCGGAATGGTCAGCAGGTTGGGCGTGTTGATGAAGCCGATGGTGTAGCCGTCGGGCTGCGCACGGGCCAGTTCGGTGAAGCCGATGGCGCCGCCCGCGCCGGGGCGGTTCAGCACCACAATGCGCGCGTCGTTGCCCAGGTACTTTTGCAAGAAAGGCGCCATCATGCGCGCCACCAGATCGGTGCCGCCGCCGGGGCCGTAGGACACGATCAGGTTGATGGGGTGTTCCGGATAACCGGCCGCTTGCGCGCCGCCGGCAAACAGGGTGGCGCCGGACAGCAGGGCGACGGACGCGGCCAGCGCGCGCAGGGTGCGGCGCTTGAAGGGGGGGTGTTGCATGTTGTCTCCTCTTGGGATGGGTCGGCGGCTTCATGCCGCACTGTGTGTTCGGTTGCCGCGCGGGCGCGGCACCGTGTTACTGCAATTTCGCCAGTCGGGCTTGCGTGACCGGCCAGACTTCCGGGTTGATAAGTTGCGGCGGCCGTTCACCGCGCAGCATGGCCATCAACTGCTGGGCCGATGATTGCGCCACGTTGCGGCGGGCTTCGTGCGTAACGCCCGCCGTATGAAACGTGGCCACCACATTGGGCAGGGCCAGCAACGGCGCGTCGCGCGGGGGCGGTTCCTGTTGCCAGACGTCCAGTCCGGCGCCGCGCAGATGGCCGCCGTGCAAAGCGTCGTACAGCGCCGCCTCGTCATGGATGCCGCCGCGCGCCGTCGACAC
It contains:
- a CDS encoding LysR family transcriptional regulator; this translates as MNLSLRDIEYFLAAVEHGHLERAAAACGVSQPALSKSLRRLEADTGLALMLRHGRGLTLSSEGMVFLQHAKRLWAEYRDAVRHAMELRVGEAGLLRLGATGATMDSVVMPVLDRLLPRRPALRVQLTQGLSDDLNARVESGKLDLAITPVYTDGPASLRHEIMFDDALCVAASRRHPLASKARVTLGDVSSQRWILPPPTSVSRHLLDARFSEAGLGLPLAALEVEHFSEGSLRLLAGSEMLAILPRSALATTADVAALPLALGPPLRRNIALISRHGTLWSPLMKEFREAVLAGA
- a CDS encoding arylsulfatase, coding for MSNRPNIVLIVADNLGWGELGCYGGGALRGAPTPNIDRLATEGLLLQNFNVESDCVPTRSALMSGRHPIRTGCLQSVPPGLPQGLTRDEITLAQQLSGQGYATAHYGKWHLGDIPGRYPSDRGFDHWYGIPRTTDESQFTSSIGFDPSVADLPHIMEGRAGQPSTNVKVYDLDSRRGIDAELVEHAQTFMREQARGGQPFFLYLPLVHLHFPTLPHPDFAGRTGAGDFADSMVEMDHRVGQIMAEVDELGLRDNTVFIFCSDNGPEFRKPYRGTAGPWSGTYHTAMEGSLRVPFIIRWPGKVKPGQVSNEIVHVTDLYTTLSRIGGASVPQDRPIDGIDQTDFFTGARPDSAREGFLFYIKNDLRALKWRDWKLHFYWEPEVNEGKGKLESPYLFNLKQDPKEESDIFVFNTWVLGPMLKMVQAFNQSCAEHPNTTPGRPDGD
- a CDS encoding Bug family tripartite tricarboxylate transporter substrate binding protein, which gives rise to MNTVVRRSIACLGLGCALALPVASQAEPPLAWPAKQINWIVGFVPGGSADVLTRVAAQDLAQRTGLNVVVENKPGASGAIALQIVARSKASDGYLITVPGPLIYPTPQPAIGKELAPVMLMAQGPMVIVGPAKQALPSLADVLADARKRPEAWSYGSSGNGTSQHLAGELLNQVAGTRIVHVPYKGGGQAVSDVTGGQIPLAILGSSPVLPQIKAGALKAYAVTTPQRLAALPEVPTVAESGFPGYAASQWFSVAASPDIDAAVLDQLNAALQKTLQSPAFQTAVTTAGMIAAGGSPADLQRFIADDTAKWQKLLDSGAIKLAN
- a CDS encoding LysR family transcriptional regulator, giving the protein MDRFDAMQAFARVVEAGSFTKAAETLHMSKTTVTQLVQQLEARLRVRLLNRTTRQVKVTADGAAYYERVLKLLADMDDAETSLSAASASPRGRLRVDVPSPLARMVLIPALPAFHAQYPDIQLDMGASDRIVDVIAENVDCVVRGGELTDLSLMARRVGDLQLGVYAAPSYLARAGQPAHPRELEDTHHRIVGYLWQRLGKAFPYAMQRGDESVHVHGRYVLAVDDGNAYLAAGLAGLGVLWLPEYMAQPHLATGELQPLFQDWRLESMPLTIAFPPNRHVSTKLRVFIDWVVALMGQYAPLAAQAPARTP
- a CDS encoding RidA family protein — protein: MTTRDVVFPAGRHALYERHRYSPAIRSNGFLFVSGQVGSREDGSPEPDLQAQVRLAFDNLNAILKAADCTFDNVVDVTVFMVDPASRFEQIWQVVPEYWGAAPYPSLTAVGVTWLAGFDFEIKVVAKLPDNA
- a CDS encoding DUF4189 domain-containing protein codes for the protein MMPARFHPLIRAAFAAIALVAGLAANPAYADKQFGGIATDGNHDKTYWVLPEASQKDAEAAGLAECRRQGGKECKKLGWFSDSCMAYARNSRQDLFPGNSVSPELAAKKAMRRCTAGSSDGKCRLMTLPYCVGPGYSAADLQAARRAKPAEVEALSAKVNDREFWGALAENADGGLLYSDGYPKEDDAISSLLKWEDCKDCRKVLTYKDTCVGMAWVKGSEGRGTRFTALNPDPVAAREQARSVCTTKTGAPACVAMLRCSGRAYIDGYPGEDVKPK
- a CDS encoding Bug family tripartite tricarboxylate transporter substrate binding protein, giving the protein MQHPPFKRRTLRALAASVALLSGATLFAGGAQAAGYPEHPINLIVSYGPGGGTDLVARMMAPFLQKYLGNDARIVVLNRPGAGGAIGFTELARAQPDGYTIGFINTPNLLTIPIERKSAFSWKSYDLLGNLIDDPGAFTVRNDNELKTLADLSAYAKKNPGKVTVGTTGTGSDDHLAMLRFEGTSGAKLSHIPYKGAGEVRGALAGGEITIGAINVGEALQYQKGGTPLRFLGQMGSTRSAALPDVPTFKEQGYDFDLASLRGLAAPKGLPDDVRAKLVDAVKRTVDDPAFQAKAKEMFVPLRYLPPADYARELADGETEFQKLWKDAPWLDK